Genomic segment of Eupeodes corollae chromosome 2, idEupCoro1.1, whole genome shotgun sequence:
AGAACTCCGAAACGTCTGAGGGCAAATCAGATGCAATTCAAAAGCCAACTAAAGACGATGAAGTTGACAAAAGTCCCGAAAGTGGAGGAGATGATGGTGATGAGGGCAAATTGTCGCATCCCGGTGATGCTAACCAGGAGTCAAAAGCAAAACGTAGACATCGCAACCGACGCAAGTTGAAACCAAAAAAGATCACCGACGAGAACCAATTGCAGGAGATCTACGTCAGCCACATCAACCAGATCATAGACAAGGACGCCAAAGTCAAAGATCCCAATATCCCGCTATTCAAACGAGGCGACGACTTGGAAGAATTCGCCTCGAAGTGCGTAGCTGCCGGACTGGGTCAGATTGTTGAAGCCGAGATCAGGGTCAACGGGAAGAACAACCATCAGGCATTCATTACTATGGACGGTGGTTCCGATGCCATGATCCAGTCGACGGCCACCCGGCGATATGCCATGGATGGCGATATGGTCAGGGCATTCGTTAGGAACAGAAACGACGACACCAGGGAATCGGTGACCGATTTAGACGAATCCATTCCGATTCTCGAGGATCTTAATGAGACGATTGGTGAGCAGTTCAGTGAAATCCATATTTTTCGTATCTGTAATCTCTTCTTTTAGATGACCCCGAAGCCGTTCTGGTGAATGACGTGGAAGCTAATAGGAGAGATCGTGCGTTCGTGATCCGAATTGTGAAGGAAAGTGGCAATAGGACCTTTGTGGGTTCGATTGCTTTCAAAAATCCCGCCAAACACGACGACGGCGAGTACTTAAAATTCAAGACGCGTGACACCAAAGCGCCCATAATGTGCATACCGGTCGAGTCGTGCGAAGAATTCCTGAAACAGGAACAATCCGACGATATTCTCGGCTACTTGTTCGTTGCTCAGGTTGTCAAGATCGAGGAGAACGGGCGGTGCCTTGCCAAATTGGTTGCCCCAGTGGGCAAGTGCGACAACCTGGAATCCGAGATAAAGGCGATTCTAATGAACAATCGTCTGAGTGATGTGAAGCCGTTCGAACAGCGCTTCGAGGACATGTGGGCTGATCCCATCAAGATCGAACCGGTCCATTTGAAACAGAGGGAGGATCTGCGCAAGGATTGTATATTCACAATTGATCCGCTCACAGCACGAGATCTAGACGACGCTCTTTCGTGTAAAAAGCTGGACAATGATCGTTATGAAATTGGAGTCCATATATCGGATGTAGCTCATTTCCTCCAGGAGAGCTCCGATCTAGACGAGTTGGTCAAGCTTAGAGCAACGAGTATCTACCTCGTGAACGAGGTAATCCACATGCTACCCCAGACGCTCTGCATGAAGTGCTCCCTCCTGCCGAACGAGGACAAGTTCGCGTTCTCGGTATTCTGGGTGATGGATAAGGACGCGAAGGTGTTATCGACACGATTCACGAGAAGCGTCATAAGATCCTGCACACAGTTGGCCTATGAACACGCCCAGAAGATCATCGACAATCCCGACGAGACCTTTACCGACAATGACTTCCCCACCATATGCAATGGATTCTCCGCCACTGACATCGTCGAAAGGGTAAAGACGCTCAATTCGTTGGCGAAAACGATGCGAACCAGGCGCTTCGCAAACGGATCTCTCTCGATCGACAAGCctcagttttactttcaattcGATCTGACGTCCGGCGAACCGACATCGTACGAGATCGCCAGTCGTCTGACGGCGAACTTCCTGATCGAAGAGTTCATGTTGCTGGCAAATCAGGCGGTGGCGGATATGATTTATAAGACCTTCCCGGACATAGCCTTCCTGCGAAGCCATCAGCCTCCGAAGCCGAGCGCCATAAAAAGCTTGAAGGTTAAACTGAAGGCTGTGGGAATTGAGTTGGACTTTAGCAGTTCGAAGAGTATTTTCGACGGACTGTCAAAGGTTTGCCGTTCCAGTAGTGATCCAAAGGTTGTGTCCGTAGCGATGAATTACCTTCTCACGAAGCCTATGATGAGAGCAAAGTAGGAAAATGTTGCAAATTAGGGAGAAGCTTaagctgatttttgttttggtttgttttcaGGTATTTCTGTAGTGAGAATATAGATGCAGAGACAGACTTGCGGCATTATGCCCTGGCCATACCCATCTACACCCACTTTACCAGTCCCATTCGGCGTTATCCAGATATCATAGTTCATAGGTAGGTTTTGAGTTTATTCGGGATGTTCTTTCTCTCTAACATGTATCTTTTTAGGCTTTTAAGTGCGGCATTGAAGTACACACCACCGCCCAAACGAACCACCGAGGAACTGCATCAACTGGCGCGGATTTGCAATGACCAGAAATTCAATGCGAAGTGTGCCGGCGAGGAGAGctccaatttatatttcaagCGTTACATCAAGGAAAAGAAATCCATCAAAGTCCAAGCAGTGGTCGTGGACATCTACAAACACTGCATGGAGGTCATTACTCTAGACACTGGTCATGTAGTTTTGATaccttataaaattcaaaaagtcgCAGTAGACATAAGCAAGGCCCCTGCCGCAATTTACATATCAGAACCAAAATCCTCCAAGCCACCAGTGGAACTCAAGTTATTCTCAGGCATTGAAGTA
This window contains:
- the LOC129945668 gene encoding DIS3-like exonuclease 2; this translates as MDPEKPAVASTSKHVEKPKKNSREGSICSDKSNQQSKSTTTKVKKPQEKKVKAIPPPPARTAAINSKDPHLHEAVNKLHKRTKSVRAKLSILRKSQFPQKIATDPSNAAKVRIADTPPNTPKDGLQSEQEILREIERLQELMKKLHMQKENSETSEGKSDAIQKPTKDDEVDKSPESGGDDGDEGKLSHPGDANQESKAKRRHRNRRKLKPKKITDENQLQEIYVSHINQIIDKDAKVKDPNIPLFKRGDDLEEFASKCVAAGLGQIVEAEIRVNGKNNHQAFITMDGGSDAMIQSTATRRYAMDGDMVRAFVRNRNDDTRESVTDLDESIPILEDLNETIDDPEAVLVNDVEANRRDRAFVIRIVKESGNRTFVGSIAFKNPAKHDDGEYLKFKTRDTKAPIMCIPVESCEEFLKQEQSDDILGYLFVAQVVKIEENGRCLAKLVAPVGKCDNLESEIKAILMNNRLSDVKPFEQRFEDMWADPIKIEPVHLKQREDLRKDCIFTIDPLTARDLDDALSCKKLDNDRYEIGVHISDVAHFLQESSDLDELVKLRATSIYLVNEVIHMLPQTLCMKCSLLPNEDKFAFSVFWVMDKDAKVLSTRFTRSVIRSCTQLAYEHAQKIIDNPDETFTDNDFPTICNGFSATDIVERVKTLNSLAKTMRTRRFANGSLSIDKPQFYFQFDLTSGEPTSYEIASRLTANFLIEEFMLLANQAVADMIYKTFPDIAFLRSHQPPKPSAIKSLKVKLKAVGIELDFSSSKSIFDGLSKVCRSSSDPKVVSVAMNYLLTKPMMRAKYFCSENIDAETDLRHYALAIPIYTHFTSPIRRYPDIIVHRLLSAALKYTPPPKRTTEELHQLARICNDQKFNAKCAGEESSNLYFKRYIKEKKSIKVQAVVVDIYKHCMEVITLDTGHVVLIPYKIQKVAVDISKAPAAIYISEPKSSKPPVELKLFSGIEVNLMVYEGRLAGFFESPDPEQRIKNDIKSSRGSKSDEKHPEKVRSSSASNESNAKQKRRERKRRAAKALRKQQKAEGNQNNAKIDEQSNSDD